In Cystobacter fuscus DSM 2262, the following are encoded in one genomic region:
- a CDS encoding arabinan endo-1,5-alpha-L-arabinosidase, translating into MAVLTTASLTMAATEAPLADSLAAYPNPGRVTGDIGIHDPSMVKTPAGTYLAVSTGPNLQLKTSADRTAFRNAGAVFPNGAAWTTTYTGGSRDLWAPDISYRNGRYYLYYSASTFGSNRSAIFLATSTTGASGSWTHQGLVIESSPGNDYNAIDPNLYVDPQGRWWLTFGSFWSGLKMIALDASTGKRSDNTVRSIAGRGGGAIEAPFLTQRGSYYYLWVSFDRCCQGASSTYRIMVGRSTSVTGPFVDRNGTAMTAGGGTEILAGHGSIHGPGHQAVLTDNDADVLVYHYYTDSGAPTLGINLIGYDSQGWPFVY; encoded by the coding sequence TTGGCGGTTCTCACCACAGCCTCCCTGACGATGGCCGCGACCGAGGCCCCCCTCGCGGACTCGCTGGCCGCGTACCCGAATCCCGGACGCGTCACCGGCGACATCGGCATCCACGATCCTTCCATGGTCAAGACCCCGGCGGGGACGTACCTGGCCGTGTCCACGGGACCCAATTTGCAGCTCAAGACGTCGGCCGACCGCACGGCCTTCCGCAACGCGGGCGCGGTCTTCCCGAACGGCGCGGCCTGGACCACCACATACACCGGCGGCAGCCGCGACCTCTGGGCTCCGGACATCTCCTACCGGAACGGCCGTTACTACCTCTACTACTCGGCCTCGACGTTCGGCTCGAACCGCTCGGCGATCTTCCTGGCCACCAGCACGACCGGCGCCTCCGGTTCGTGGACCCATCAGGGGTTGGTGATCGAGTCCTCGCCGGGCAATGACTACAACGCCATCGATCCCAACCTTTACGTCGACCCGCAGGGCCGCTGGTGGTTGACGTTCGGCTCGTTCTGGTCGGGGCTCAAGATGATCGCGCTCGACGCCTCTACCGGCAAGCGCTCGGACAACACGGTCCGTTCCATCGCCGGGCGCGGCGGAGGAGCAATCGAGGCGCCCTTCCTCACCCAGCGCGGGTCGTACTACTACCTGTGGGTGTCGTTCGATCGGTGCTGCCAGGGCGCATCGAGCACCTACCGGATCATGGTCGGCCGCTCGACGAGCGTGACCGGGCCGTTCGTGGACCGCAATGGCACGGCGATGACCGCCGGCGGGGGAACCGAGATCCTGGCCGGGCACGGCTCGATCCACGGCCCTGGGCATCAGGCGGTGCTGACGGACAATGACGCGGACGTACTGGTGTATCACTACTACACGGACAGCGGTGCGCCCACGCTGGGGATCAACCTCATCGGTTACGACTCCCAGGGCTGGCCCTTCGTCTATTGA
- a CDS encoding SAM-dependent methyltransferase, with translation MDAPVSFRLNPKDPSITARYAGGKVPMATLIEDYIHQRLDIEGDFLAFIRERHKVVDYTPVAEHFKFLFTRFLPEVLIHSQEQDVRIAREHYDRGNDFFGWFLGPRMIYTAGFFTSPNQSLEEAQDQKMQLVADKLHLRQGERFLDIGCGWGTLVATAAKNQGVDATGVTIAKQGAAYATEQISRMGVSDRARILTLDYRDIPAGPYDKISCLEMAEHVGVKNFQAFMRQIHGMLTDDGLFYLQIAGLRAKKGALGFHFEDLVWGLFMNKYIFPGADASMPLSFVVSNLESAGFEIHSVENVGIHYSLTISRWYDNWMANRAEVVKTYGEWWFRTWQMFLGWSVQIAAQGSSTCFQIVANKNLDGFNRMRWVGATNLGERDLKKS, from the coding sequence ATGGACGCGCCCGTTTCGTTCCGACTGAACCCGAAGGACCCATCCATCACCGCTCGTTACGCCGGGGGCAAGGTCCCCATGGCGACCCTCATCGAGGACTACATCCACCAGCGCCTCGACATCGAGGGCGACTTCCTCGCCTTCATCCGCGAGCGGCACAAGGTGGTCGACTACACGCCCGTCGCCGAGCACTTCAAGTTCCTCTTCACCCGCTTCCTGCCCGAGGTGCTCATCCACTCGCAGGAGCAGGACGTGCGCATCGCCCGCGAGCACTACGATCGCGGCAATGACTTCTTCGGCTGGTTCCTCGGCCCGCGGATGATCTACACGGCGGGCTTCTTCACCTCGCCCAACCAGAGCCTGGAAGAGGCGCAGGATCAGAAGATGCAGCTGGTGGCGGACAAGCTGCATCTGCGCCAGGGCGAGCGCTTCCTCGACATCGGCTGTGGCTGGGGAACGCTGGTGGCCACGGCGGCGAAGAACCAGGGCGTCGACGCGACGGGCGTCACCATCGCGAAGCAGGGCGCCGCGTACGCCACCGAGCAGATCTCCCGCATGGGCGTGAGCGATCGCGCCCGCATCCTCACGCTGGACTACCGCGACATTCCCGCGGGGCCCTACGACAAGATCTCCTGCCTGGAGATGGCCGAGCACGTGGGCGTGAAGAACTTCCAGGCCTTCATGCGGCAGATCCACGGGATGCTCACCGACGACGGGCTGTTCTACCTGCAGATCGCCGGACTGCGCGCGAAGAAGGGCGCGCTGGGCTTCCACTTCGAGGATCTCGTGTGGGGCCTGTTCATGAACAAGTACATCTTCCCCGGCGCGGATGCGTCCATGCCGCTGTCCTTCGTGGTGAGCAACCTGGAGAGCGCGGGGTTCGAGATCCACAGCGTGGAGAACGTGGGCATCCACTACTCGCTGACGATCTCGCGCTGGTATGACAACTGGATGGCCAATCGCGCCGAGGTCGTGAAGACCTATGGCGAGTGGTGGTTCCGCACCTGGCAGATGTTCCTGGGCTGGTCCGTGCAGATCGCCGCCCAGGGCTCGTCCACGTGCTTCCAGATCGTCGCCAACAAGAACCTGGATGGCTTCAACCGCATGCGCTGGGTGGGCGCCACCAACCTCGGCGAGCGCGACCTCAAGAAGTCCTGA
- a CDS encoding DMT family transporter produces MAMSTETKSLWLGSIGVLTFALTLPMTRMATGSALEPALSPWFASFGRAAFAGLLSVVYLLATRAPRPTREDAVPLVCAAVGNGLAWPILLALGLRYVESVHASVITGILPLATAALAALVFRRRPSLGFWFFAILGAALVVTFAWLRGAGVSVAGVSVHWADSLLVLAVLSAAFGYAFGAKLSQRWKGEHVICWMLVLLLPISVPCTLANWPQSPIPLSAWGGFFYISVFSMWLGMFVWYRALAMGDAVRVSQLQLAQPFLSILLSAPLLGEKLDPMTLVFGLAVIVTVFFAKRMPTQTSVAPPAVAASRA; encoded by the coding sequence ATGGCGATGTCAACTGAAACCAAGAGTCTGTGGCTTGGCTCCATCGGAGTCCTGACCTTCGCGCTCACGCTGCCCATGACGCGCATGGCGACCGGCTCGGCGCTCGAGCCAGCGCTGTCGCCCTGGTTCGCCAGCTTCGGCCGGGCCGCGTTCGCGGGGTTGCTCTCGGTGGTCTACCTGTTGGCCACCCGTGCTCCCCGCCCCACGCGGGAGGATGCCGTGCCCCTGGTCTGCGCGGCGGTGGGCAACGGGCTGGCCTGGCCCATCCTGCTGGCGCTGGGCCTGCGCTACGTGGAGTCCGTCCACGCCTCGGTCATCACCGGCATTCTTCCGCTCGCGACGGCGGCCCTGGCGGCCCTGGTGTTCCGCCGCAGGCCCTCGCTGGGCTTCTGGTTCTTCGCGATCCTGGGCGCCGCGCTCGTCGTCACCTTCGCCTGGCTGCGCGGCGCCGGCGTCAGCGTGGCGGGCGTCAGCGTGCACTGGGCGGACTCGCTGCTGGTGCTGGCCGTCCTGTCGGCGGCGTTCGGCTACGCCTTCGGCGCCAAGCTGTCTCAGCGGTGGAAGGGGGAGCATGTCATCTGCTGGATGCTCGTGCTGCTGCTGCCCATCTCGGTGCCGTGCACCCTCGCCAACTGGCCCCAGTCGCCCATCCCCCTGTCCGCCTGGGGAGGCTTCTTCTACATCTCGGTCTTCTCGATGTGGCTGGGGATGTTCGTGTGGTACCGGGCGCTCGCGATGGGAGACGCGGTGCGGGTCAGCCAGCTCCAGCTCGCCCAGCCCTTCCTCTCCATCCTGCTGTCCGCGCCCCTGCTCGGTGAGAAGCTGGATCCGATGACCCTGGTCTTCGGCCTGGCGGTGATCGTCACGGTGTTCTTCGCCAAGCGCATGCCCACCCAGACGAGCGTTGCCCCTCCCGCGGTGGCGGCCTCCCGCGCCTGA
- a CDS encoding rhamnogalacturonan lyase, whose protein sequence is MLRHLLFGRAACLLAGAAIVGTATPATAQYQRETLGRGVVAVPASNGGTLVSWRLLATDPAGVGFHVYRDGTRLTTDPLTDRTNMRDTRGTSSSTYTVRAVVNGSEQAASPVAAIWSGGYLNLPLQKPAGGTTPDGVAYTYVANDASVGDLNGDGQYELVLKWDPTNAKDNSQSGYTGNVYLDAYQLNGTRLWRIDLGRNIRAGAHYTQFQVFDYDGNGRAEVVMKTADGTVDGQGRVIGNASADHRNSGGYVLAGPEFLTVFEGTTGRALSTVNYVVPRHPDTQNPSSSQLNSIWGDNYGNRVDRFLAATAYLDGSRPSIIMARGYYTRTTVTAWDFRNGSLTQRWLFDSRALGDSSSTGQGNHQLSIADVDGDGRDEILYGAMALDDNGTRLWTSGLGHGDAMHVSDLIPSRPGLERFGVHESPGSNGGIGAAMLDGRTGQRIWTSSASSDVGRGISADIDPRYPGAEAWASNSSTLYSSTGQNIGTRPGPMNFAIWWDGDKQRELLDGVTISKWNYTEQTLSTLLSPSGTASNNGTKANPVLSADILGDWREELIVRTTDSTALRIYSSPYSSSYRYVTLMHDPVYRLGVAWQNTAYNQPPHLGYFIGDN, encoded by the coding sequence ATGCTCAGACATCTCCTGTTTGGCCGCGCCGCTTGCCTGCTGGCAGGCGCCGCGATCGTTGGTACTGCCACCCCCGCCACCGCCCAGTACCAGCGTGAGACGCTTGGACGCGGCGTCGTTGCCGTGCCCGCGTCGAACGGCGGCACCCTGGTCTCCTGGCGCCTGCTGGCCACGGACCCGGCCGGCGTCGGCTTCCACGTCTACCGCGATGGCACCAGGCTCACGACGGATCCGCTCACCGACCGCACCAACATGCGTGACACGCGGGGCACGTCGAGCTCCACCTACACCGTTCGCGCGGTCGTGAACGGCAGCGAGCAGGCGGCCTCCCCCGTGGCCGCGATCTGGTCTGGCGGCTATCTCAACCTCCCACTGCAGAAGCCCGCCGGCGGCACCACGCCCGACGGCGTCGCCTACACCTATGTGGCGAACGACGCGAGCGTCGGCGATCTCAATGGCGATGGCCAGTACGAGCTCGTGCTGAAGTGGGACCCGACCAACGCCAAGGACAACAGCCAATCGGGCTACACCGGCAATGTCTACCTCGACGCCTATCAATTGAACGGCACCCGGCTGTGGCGGATCGACCTCGGCCGCAACATCCGCGCGGGCGCGCACTACACGCAGTTCCAGGTGTTCGACTATGACGGCAACGGCCGCGCCGAGGTCGTGATGAAGACCGCCGACGGCACCGTCGACGGCCAGGGCCGCGTCATCGGCAATGCGAGCGCGGACCATCGCAACAGCGGGGGTTACGTCCTCGCCGGCCCCGAATTCCTCACCGTGTTCGAAGGCACCACCGGCCGCGCGCTGTCCACCGTCAACTACGTCGTGCCGCGCCACCCCGACACGCAGAATCCTTCGTCGAGCCAGCTCAACAGCATCTGGGGCGACAACTACGGCAACCGCGTCGACCGCTTCCTCGCCGCCACCGCCTATCTCGATGGCAGCCGTCCCAGCATCATCATGGCGCGCGGGTACTACACCCGCACCACCGTCACCGCCTGGGACTTCCGCAACGGCTCGCTCACCCAGCGCTGGCTGTTCGACAGCCGGGCGCTCGGCGACTCAAGCTCCACCGGCCAGGGCAACCATCAGCTGAGCATCGCCGACGTCGATGGCGACGGCCGCGATGAAATCCTGTACGGCGCCATGGCCTTGGACGACAACGGCACGCGGCTGTGGACCAGTGGCCTCGGCCATGGCGACGCGATGCACGTCTCTGATCTCATCCCGTCGCGCCCTGGCCTCGAGCGGTTCGGTGTCCATGAGAGCCCGGGCAGCAACGGCGGCATCGGCGCCGCGATGCTCGACGGGCGCACCGGCCAGCGCATCTGGACGAGCTCCGCCTCCAGCGACGTCGGCCGCGGCATCTCCGCCGACATCGATCCGCGCTACCCCGGCGCCGAGGCGTGGGCGTCCAACTCGAGCACGCTCTACAGCTCCACCGGCCAGAACATCGGCACGCGCCCCGGCCCGATGAACTTCGCCATCTGGTGGGATGGAGACAAGCAGCGCGAGCTGCTCGACGGCGTCACCATCAGCAAGTGGAACTACACGGAGCAGACGCTCTCGACGTTGCTCTCGCCCTCGGGCACCGCGTCCAATAACGGCACCAAGGCCAACCCGGTGCTCAGCGCCGATATCCTCGGTGACTGGCGTGAGGAGCTGATCGTTCGGACCACCGACAGCACGGCGCTGCGCATCTATTCCTCGCCCTATTCGTCCAGCTACCGCTACGTCACGCTGATGCACGATCCGGTGTACCGGCTCGGCGTCGCCTGGCAGAACACCGCCTACAACCAGCCGCCGCACCTCGGCTACTTCATCGGCGACAACTGA
- a CDS encoding RNA polymerase sigma factor, which translates to MPPRTVRTSVFVDGEGRQTVGWRTGGAGTRDPRLSHALSRGAPIGTSWNGNREQIASLYRDFAPAIHRQCLAVLRDPEEARDATHEVFVKLFSARRLQDREHAAAWIHRVATHHCLNRVRNAHLHRDKLSQLSLDVASSVAPESFSERKLTQQLLSRFDETTCVVAVGVLVDGLEQTELAGILGLSRRTVARRLEQFLATARALLNGGNA; encoded by the coding sequence GTGCCGCCTCGGACGGTACGGACGTCGGTATTCGTTGACGGTGAAGGGCGCCAGACGGTTGGCTGGCGGACCGGAGGCGCGGGGACTCGAGACCCGCGCCTCTCCCATGCTCTTTCGCGAGGCGCCCCTATCGGTACGTCGTGGAATGGAAATCGCGAGCAGATTGCCTCGCTCTATCGGGACTTCGCTCCGGCGATCCATCGCCAGTGCCTGGCCGTTCTCCGCGACCCGGAGGAGGCCCGGGACGCCACGCATGAGGTCTTCGTGAAGCTGTTCTCCGCCCGGCGGCTCCAGGATCGCGAGCACGCCGCGGCATGGATCCACCGCGTGGCGACGCACCATTGTCTGAATCGGGTTCGGAACGCCCATCTCCACCGGGACAAGCTGAGCCAGTTGTCCCTCGATGTCGCCTCCAGCGTGGCGCCCGAGAGCTTCTCGGAGCGAAAGCTGACGCAGCAGCTCCTGAGTCGCTTCGATGAGACCACGTGCGTGGTGGCCGTTGGCGTTCTGGTGGATGGCCTCGAGCAGACCGAGCTCGCTGGGATTCTGGGCCTCTCTCGCCGGACGGTGGCCCGCAGGCTGGAGCAGTTTCTCGCCACGGCGCGAGCGTTGTTGAATGGGGGGAACGCATGA
- a CDS encoding SDR family NAD(P)-dependent oxidoreductase: MRPPIDSGTVLITGVSSGIGRELARQLARRARTLVLVARSGERLDALREELLALNPTLGVWVEQCDLSQPEHVDTLLDSLRRNLIRVDVLVNNAGMGDYGLYEQESWPRIHQMVQANMTAPLLLTRRLVRRMVERKRGGILNIGSGGGSAFVPGLAVYAATQRFLDGFTEALRLELLGTGVVVTQVAPGPVDTGGDEAAQPPEGPLAAWLRIPVARCASEALAGFERAEPLVYPGRAHRWMMRLAALLPRRTKRAVWLPAARRLRYGTAQLGPAHPESAPGLLLAGGPGNVRDEA; the protein is encoded by the coding sequence ATGCGTCCACCTATCGATTCCGGCACCGTGCTCATCACGGGTGTCTCGTCGGGAATTGGCCGCGAACTCGCCCGCCAGCTCGCCAGGAGGGCGAGGACGCTCGTGCTCGTCGCCCGCAGCGGCGAGCGGTTGGACGCCTTGCGAGAGGAGTTGCTCGCACTCAACCCCACACTCGGGGTGTGGGTGGAGCAGTGTGATCTCTCCCAGCCGGAGCACGTGGACACGCTGTTGGACTCGCTGCGCCGCAACCTCATCCGGGTGGACGTGCTGGTGAACAACGCGGGCATGGGGGACTACGGCCTCTATGAGCAGGAGAGCTGGCCGCGCATCCACCAGATGGTGCAGGCGAACATGACGGCGCCCCTGTTGCTGACGCGCCGGTTGGTGCGGCGCATGGTGGAGCGCAAGCGGGGAGGCATCCTCAACATCGGTTCGGGCGGGGGGAGCGCGTTCGTGCCGGGCCTGGCCGTGTACGCCGCCACCCAGCGCTTCCTGGATGGTTTCACCGAGGCGCTGCGGCTGGAGCTGCTGGGGACGGGGGTGGTGGTGACGCAGGTGGCGCCCGGGCCCGTGGACACCGGCGGCGACGAGGCGGCGCAGCCCCCGGAAGGCCCGTTGGCGGCGTGGCTGCGCATCCCAGTGGCCCGGTGCGCGAGCGAGGCGCTCGCGGGCTTCGAGCGCGCCGAGCCCCTGGTGTACCCCGGCCGGGCGCACCGGTGGATGATGCGGCTGGCCGCGCTGCTGCCCCGGAGGACGAAGCGGGCCGTGTGGCTGCCCGCCGCGAGACGGCTGCGCTATGGCACCGCGCAACTGGGGCCCGCGCACCCGGAGTCCGCTCCGGGGCTGCTGCTGGCCGGTGGGCCCGGCAACGTGCGGGACGAGGCCTAG
- a CDS encoding NAD-dependent epimerase/dehydratase family protein produces the protein MKSVLITGAGGEIGHGLIARLSAEGERTIIALDVNRLEPGIASRVDHEITGSILDQGLLERLFEQFQIDRIFHLAALLSTRSELVPVMAHQVNVEGTVKLLEMAQRAGEARGRPVTFLYPSSIAAYGLPDVRTKQAAGRLKEDEWTRPSTMYGCNKLYCEHLGDYYARRYKQLSVEPVSGRVDFRCVRFPGLISAQTVPSGGTSDFAPEMLHAAAQGLPYACFVRPDTRIPFMAMPDGVEALLRLAAAPHERLSRSTYNLAAFNPSAEEIRQAVVRAFPDARISYDPNALRQGIVDSWPADVDDSAARADWGFLPQYDFEKAFSEYLLPSIQRRYARKSDEGGAEVVRLPSRREATLPRGRSRVAKG, from the coding sequence ATGAAAAGCGTCCTCATCACAGGTGCCGGCGGAGAAATCGGTCACGGTCTCATCGCGCGTCTGTCGGCCGAAGGCGAGCGGACCATCATCGCCCTGGACGTGAACCGGCTCGAGCCGGGTATTGCCTCCCGCGTGGACCATGAAATCACCGGCTCCATCCTGGACCAGGGCCTGCTGGAGCGGCTGTTCGAGCAGTTCCAGATCGATCGCATCTTCCACCTCGCGGCGCTGCTCTCCACCCGGTCCGAGCTCGTGCCGGTGATGGCCCATCAGGTGAATGTGGAAGGCACGGTGAAGCTGTTGGAGATGGCCCAGCGGGCTGGAGAGGCGCGGGGACGGCCCGTCACCTTCCTCTATCCCTCGTCCATCGCCGCCTATGGCCTGCCGGACGTGCGGACCAAGCAGGCGGCCGGGCGGTTGAAGGAAGACGAGTGGACGCGCCCGAGCACGATGTATGGGTGCAACAAGCTGTATTGCGAGCACCTCGGCGACTACTACGCGCGGCGCTACAAGCAATTGTCGGTGGAGCCGGTCAGCGGGCGGGTGGACTTCCGGTGCGTGCGCTTCCCGGGCCTCATCTCCGCGCAGACCGTCCCCTCGGGAGGGACGTCGGACTTCGCGCCGGAGATGCTCCACGCCGCGGCCCAGGGACTGCCCTACGCATGCTTCGTCCGGCCGGACACGCGTATTCCCTTCATGGCCATGCCAGACGGCGTCGAGGCACTGCTGCGGCTGGCGGCGGCTCCGCATGAGCGGTTGTCGCGCAGCACCTACAACCTGGCGGCGTTCAATCCCTCCGCGGAGGAGATCCGGCAGGCCGTGGTGCGGGCGTTCCCGGACGCCCGGATTTCATACGACCCCAATGCCTTGCGCCAGGGAATCGTCGATTCCTGGCCGGCGGATGTGGATGACAGCGCGGCCCGCGCGGACTGGGGATTCCTCCCCCAGTATGACTTCGAGAAGGCCTTCTCGGAGTACCTGCTTCCCTCCATCCAGCGGCGTTATGCGCGCAAGTCCGATGAGGGCGGAGCCGAGGTGGTGCGGCTCCCCTCCCGGCGGGAGGCCACGTTGCCGCGGGGCCGGAGCCGGGTCGCCAAGGGGTAG
- a CDS encoding universal stress protein, whose amino-acid sequence MSTPTRILVPVDLMEGSQAIVEYAVALGRPFNAAIEVLHVWEPPQYVAPDLLVAAPGWTPQPLEKEALAATRQSLENFVGSIQGAGTLPLTQKLVMGEPSAAVIQVAESGGFNLIVMGTHGRRGLPRLLLGSVAQRVVSRAPCPVLTLHVPTTK is encoded by the coding sequence ATGAGCACGCCTACTCGTATCCTCGTGCCGGTGGATTTGATGGAGGGCTCCCAGGCCATCGTCGAGTACGCGGTCGCGCTGGGCCGGCCGTTCAACGCGGCCATCGAAGTGCTGCACGTCTGGGAGCCACCCCAGTACGTGGCGCCGGATCTGCTCGTGGCCGCGCCGGGTTGGACGCCCCAGCCGCTGGAGAAGGAGGCGCTCGCGGCGACCCGGCAGTCCCTGGAGAACTTCGTTGGCTCCATCCAGGGCGCGGGCACCCTCCCCCTCACCCAGAAACTGGTGATGGGCGAGCCGTCCGCGGCGGTGATCCAGGTGGCCGAGTCGGGCGGGTTCAACCTCATCGTCATGGGCACCCATGGGCGCCGGGGTCTGCCGCGCCTGCTGCTGGGCAGCGTGGCGCAGCGGGTCGTCTCCCGGGCGCCCTGCCCCGTCCTCACGCTGCACGTGCCCACGACGAAGTAG
- a CDS encoding right-handed parallel beta-helix repeat-containing protein translates to MQPSINRSGRTAGAAFMLALSWLAWGCGGEGSAHVQGSSTAPPPPSASSTCDRTATNAATLASQWSAATAGQTICLATGSYGTFAAGTKPGMVTVKPQSGATATLAVRFNGANNVRLEGLTITSAVLLGSTRDVTITGSRFTGAATIDGVANSNILFDGNTHLDINAPTGSVPARIHLPYSSSTPSGVTIQNSRFEGGDADGIQTGVGVNILNNQFKDIQENGPNHTDSIQLLGAPGAVVRGNYFLNCATGIVAYDGVERAVIEDNVLDLRGRPWAIELYSDDGSIVRHNTLQYGACDWNLPCGLIDITRKTADDVGRGTVIVDNVATEISVSNGSTVAERHHNLLRRDAQSGELTGAPVFVGGANPTDRSGFRLATGSPGKGAASDGTDVGIR, encoded by the coding sequence ATGCAACCCAGTATCAATCGTTCAGGACGCACCGCCGGCGCGGCCTTCATGCTCGCCCTCTCGTGGCTTGCCTGGGGGTGTGGAGGCGAAGGCTCCGCCCACGTCCAGGGCTCCAGCACGGCTCCGCCGCCTCCTTCTGCTTCCAGCACCTGCGACCGGACCGCCACCAACGCGGCGACGCTGGCGAGCCAGTGGAGCGCGGCCACCGCCGGGCAGACGATCTGCCTGGCAACCGGGAGCTACGGCACGTTCGCCGCGGGCACCAAGCCTGGAATGGTCACCGTCAAGCCCCAGAGCGGGGCCACCGCCACCCTGGCGGTCCGCTTCAACGGCGCGAACAACGTCCGTCTCGAAGGACTCACCATCACCTCGGCCGTGCTGCTGGGCTCGACTCGCGACGTGACGATCACCGGCAGCCGCTTCACGGGCGCCGCGACGATTGACGGGGTGGCCAACTCCAACATCCTGTTCGACGGCAACACGCACCTCGACATCAACGCCCCCACTGGCTCCGTACCGGCACGCATCCACCTGCCCTACAGCAGCTCGACACCCTCCGGTGTCACCATCCAGAACTCGCGTTTCGAGGGGGGCGACGCGGACGGCATCCAGACGGGGGTGGGGGTCAACATCCTCAACAATCAGTTCAAGGACATCCAGGAGAACGGTCCCAACCACACCGACTCGATCCAGCTGCTCGGAGCTCCGGGCGCGGTGGTTCGAGGCAACTACTTCCTCAACTGTGCTACGGGCATCGTCGCCTACGACGGCGTCGAGCGCGCGGTCATCGAAGACAACGTGCTGGATCTGCGCGGCCGCCCGTGGGCCATCGAGCTCTACTCGGATGACGGTTCCATCGTCCGCCACAATACGCTGCAGTACGGGGCGTGCGACTGGAACCTCCCCTGCGGGCTCATCGACATCACTCGCAAGACGGCGGACGACGTCGGGCGGGGCACGGTCATCGTCGACAACGTGGCGACCGAAATCTCGGTGTCCAACGGCTCCACCGTGGCGGAGCGCCATCACAACCTCCTTCGGCGGGACGCCCAGAGCGGCGAGCTGACCGGAGCCCCGGTGTTCGTGGGGGGAGCGAATCCCACGGACCGTTCCGGCTTCCGCCTTGCAACCGGATCGCCCGGAAAGGGTGCCGCCTCGGACGGTACGGACGTCGGTATTCGTTGA
- a CDS encoding TauD/TfdA family dioxygenase: protein MRALSESFCLRDNALPRSRLVEHHLTHGEGQGLISALPSQPKSNEMDAWRQREACARALRNASSSALLERIRQLRDSEIPALVVKGFPINTVLPPTPPDGFIDINQVSQPLEILLGMFEAMGVSPVGYAGENRDCFIRHVVPSKESLNEVSSHGSLMPLSCHIDNPHLPIGNEPCEAECSAPNYIAWLGLRCDTTVPTSVVLLEDVLSALPAFVVESLKKPSFDILRPPSFGAGAVEHRRAPLLVPDARGALCTRYGFAHPTDAESAYAMELFSLVANDARMAHHVLLPPGDMLIINNQKVLHARNTFVPRYDGTDRWLLRLYGVNQLQSHWMSEHQLPYLVRA, encoded by the coding sequence ATGCGTGCCCTATCCGAGAGTTTTTGCCTGCGAGACAACGCACTCCCGCGCTCCCGGCTCGTCGAGCACCACCTCACCCACGGTGAGGGTCAAGGCCTCATCTCGGCCCTTCCGTCCCAGCCCAAGTCCAACGAGATGGATGCCTGGCGCCAGCGCGAGGCGTGCGCGCGGGCGCTGCGCAATGCCAGCTCATCCGCGTTGCTGGAGCGGATCCGGCAGTTGCGTGACAGCGAAATCCCGGCCCTGGTGGTCAAGGGGTTTCCCATCAACACCGTGCTCCCGCCCACCCCGCCGGATGGATTCATCGACATCAACCAGGTCTCCCAGCCGCTGGAGATCCTGCTGGGGATGTTCGAGGCCATGGGGGTTTCTCCTGTCGGCTATGCGGGGGAGAACCGCGACTGCTTCATCCGGCACGTCGTGCCGTCCAAGGAGTCGCTGAACGAGGTCAGCTCCCACGGCTCGTTGATGCCTTTGAGTTGTCATATCGACAATCCACATCTGCCCATTGGCAACGAGCCGTGCGAGGCGGAGTGCTCCGCGCCCAACTACATCGCCTGGCTTGGCCTGCGGTGTGACACCACCGTGCCGACGTCCGTGGTCCTGCTGGAGGACGTGCTGTCGGCGCTGCCCGCCTTCGTGGTGGAGTCGCTCAAGAAGCCCAGCTTCGACATCCTCCGGCCGCCCTCCTTTGGCGCGGGGGCCGTGGAGCATCGCCGCGCGCCCCTGCTGGTGCCGGATGCCAGGGGAGCCCTGTGCACCCGGTATGGCTTCGCCCACCCCACGGATGCCGAGTCCGCCTACGCCATGGAGCTCTTCTCGCTGGTCGCCAACGACGCGCGCATGGCGCACCATGTCCTGCTCCCGCCTGGGGACATGCTGATCATCAACAACCAGAAGGTCCTGCATGCGCGCAACACCTTCGTGCCCCGCTACGACGGCACGGACCGGTGGCTGCTGCGGCTCTATGGGGTGAACCAGCTCCAGAGCCACTGGATGAGCGAACACCAATTGCCCTATCTGGTCCGGGCCTAG